DNA from Jeotgalibacillus aurantiacus:
CTTGAAGTGGCTGGAGGCGCCCTAGGTGTCGTCGTTGTGCTGTTGCTCACGTTGGGTTGGGGGCTTGCCTTTGCAGGTTATTCCGTCGGAGTCGCCTTGCGCGCTAAAAATGCACAGTCTGCCCAGGCAGGAACATTTATCTTCTTCCCGCTCATTTTCCTGAGCACGACGTTTGTGCCGTATGAGCTGATTGATGCTGCGTGGCTGAAGGTGGCTGCATCAATTAACCCTGTCACGTATCTGTTCGAAGCAATGCGTGCTGTTTTGATTGACGGCTTTACTGATACATGGCCGATTGTGCTTGGGTTCTTAGTCATCATCGGGTTATGTGCGATTACCATTACGTTTTCAGCCGTTTCTGCTAAAAAGGCTGTTAGTACGGATTGACATCGAATATTGAAGCCGTGCCGGGACATTCCTCCGCTTTCCGCGGCCGCGCGGTGAGCCAGCTAATGCTTCGCATTACGCTGTCTCACCTGTCGCTCCTCTGCCGCAGGAGTCTGCGGAATGTCCCGGCACTTTTATTAAATACAATCTAAGTGATATCAATGTAAGCATTATTTAGTTCAAGAAAGTTAAAATTCAAAAAAAGTCAATGAAAAGGCCGACTCTCAAAGAGCCGGCCTTTTCTTATACATGCTCAAACGTCTTGCAATCCGTTTCGTCACTGGAGTCGGCATGGCCTTTGTGGGCACCGACAAAAATCTTTTCCGCCCCACACCTGCTGCCTTCCCGGTTAAATTTACAGCTATCCACTTCGCACATAATGATTTGCTCCATTAAAAACGCCTCCTCTTTCAAGATCTTTTGAATCAGAATACGTCTGGATTAAATCTCTGCTACCTTCATTATAGCCAATGAAAGACAAAGCGTGAATTATTTTCTGTATTTTCTGACATTAATTCGAACTGGCCAGTTCTCACTTATTATTCTCCAGCCCTGACTTAAATATGTTATTTAGTCTTAGGAGCCGTAGAACTTAATGGATCTAATAATTTCAAACAACAAAGTCAGCTGGTAATTAAAATTACTGAGTGCCGGGTCATTCCGTAGACTCCTACGGCAGAGGAGCGACAGGTGAGACAGCGTAGTGCGTAGCACTAGCTGGCTCACCGCGCGGCCGTGGAAAGCGAAGGAATTACCCGGCACGGTTTCCTTATCCTACACCTCTTTATGTTCAGAAAACAAGATGCCCCTCGGCCCGGTTTTAAAAAACAAAAAACAGGACTACCCAAAAGGATAGTCCTGCATATACCATTCACTAATTAGCGAAGGTTATAAAACGTTTTTGCACCAAGGTACTGAGCCGTTGCAGCCAGCTGATCTTCGATACGAAGAAGCTGATTGTACTTCGCAACGCGGTCTGTACGTGATGGAGCACCAGTCTTGATTTGACCAGCGTTTGTCGCAACAGCGATGTCAGCGATCGTTGCATCTTCTGTTTCACCAGAACGGTGAGAGATAACAGCTGTGTAACCAGCGCGCTTTGCCATTTCGATTGCGTCAAATGTTTCAGTCAGTGTACCGATCTGGTTCACTTTGATCAGGATAGAGTTACCAATACCCTGCTCGATTCCCTGTGAAAGCTTCGTTGTGTTTGTAACGAATAGATCGTCACCAACAAGCTGTACGCGGTCACCGATTTTTTCAGTTAGAAGCTTGAAGCCATCCCAGTCATTTTCGTCAAGACCGTCTTCGATTGATACGATTGGGTACTTGTCAGCAAGCTCAGCATACCAGTCAACCATTTCAGCAGATGTTTTCACAACGCCTTCGCCTGACAGGTGGTATTTGCCGTCTTCTTTGTTGAAGATTTCAGAAGCTGCTACGTCCATCGCAAGAACAACTTCTTCGCCTGGCTTGTAGCCAGCTTTTTCGATTGCTTCGATGATTGTTGAAAGTGCTTCTTCGTTAGAGCTTAGGTTTGGAGCAAATCCACCTTCGTCACCTACAGCTGTGTTCAAGCCTTTTGCCTGAAGTACTGCTTTAAGTGCGTGGAAGATTTCTGCGCCCATGCGAAGTGCTTCACGGAATGTTTCAGCACCTACAGGCATAACCATGAATTCCTGGATGTCCACGTTGTTGTCAGCGTGCTCTCCACCGTTTACGATGTTCATCATTGGTACCGGAAGCTGCTTCGCGTTTACGCCGCCAAGGTACTGATAAAGTGGGATATCAAGGTAGTCAGCTGCAGCGTGTGCAACGGCCATAGATACACCCAGGATTGCGTTAGCGCCAAGCTTGCTCTTGTTTTCAGTTCCATCAAGCTCGATCATCGCTTTGTCGATTGAAACCTGATCAAGTACTGAGTAGCTGTCGATCAGTTCAGGTGCGATGATGTTGTTTACGTTCTCAACTGCTTTCAGAACGCCTTTTCCAAGGTAACGGCCTTTGTCGCCGTCACGAAGTTCAACTGCTTCGTATTCACCAGTTGATGCACCAGATGGTACTAATGCACGGCCAAATGCGCCGCTTTCTGTAATAACTTCCACTTCTACTGTTGGGTTGCCGCGTGAGTCTAATACTTCGCGTGCATACACATCTACAATAAATGGCATTGTTAAATCTCTCCTCGTTTTGAATAATTTTTGTTCATTCAGCTTACTTACAATCAGTCGGACGATCACCGCAAATTCACGTCCTGATGTTGCCGGGTCAACCATTCGTTCGGCAGGCCGGAATCACTGCCGGACGCGTTTTGTTTTACTTTTTAATTAAAGAATCACCTGTCATTTCCTCCGGCTTTTCAACCTTCAGAAGATCAAGCATCGTTGGGGCCAGGTCGCCAAGGATTCCTCCGTCGCGAAGCTCCACACCCTCTTTTGTGACGATCACAGGGACAGGGTTTGTTGTGTGTGCAGTCATTGGCTTGTCATCTGTCGTAATGACTTCGTCTGAGTTACCATGATCTGCTGTGATAATGGCATGGCCGCCTTTTTCATGGATCAGATCCACGATTTTGCCAAGACATTCGTCAACGGCTTCAATCGCTTTGATGGTAGGCTCAAGCATACCACTGTGTCCAACCATATCCGGGTTGGCAAAGTTTAAAAGGATGGCATCGAATTTGTCCTGATTGATTGCTTCAAGTAACGCGTCCGTCACTTCGTAAGCGCTCATTTCAGGCTGTAAATCGTACGTTGCCACCTTTGGCGAATCGATGAGAATACGTTCCTCACCCGGGAACACTTTTTCACGTCCACCGCTCATAAAGAACGTCACGTGAGGATACTTTTCTGTTTCAGCAATACGGAGCTGCGTTAATCCATTTGAGGACAGCACTTCTCCGATTGTGTTTTTCAAATCTTCACTCTTGAAGGCAACATCTGCCTGAACTTTGTCACTGTAGTGCGTAAAGGATACGAACTGCAGCTTTTCAGGTTTGTTTTCTCCAAGGTCAAATCCTTCGAAGTCCGGATTCGTTAAAGCCGATGAAATCTGGATTGCACGGTCAGGCCGGAAGTTGAAGAAGACAACAGAATCCTGGTCCTCGATTCTCCCAACAAGCGCTCCATCTTTTTCAATGACAAATGGAATCACGAATTCATCATACACTTTTTCATCGTAGGAAGCCTGAACACCTTCTTCAGCAGAACTGTAGGAAGGACCCACACCGTCAACCATCACACGGTAGGATTTCTCAACGCGTTCCCAGCGATTGTCACGGTCCATGGCATAATAGCGTCCCGAGATTGACGCAAATTCGCCGACGCCGATTTCCTTCATTTTTGCTTCCGTATCCGCAATATACTGAAGCGCTGTTGAAGGTCCTACGTCGCGGCCGTCAAGGAAGCCGTGAACATAAACATTTGTCAGCCCTTCCTGTTTTGCAAGCTCAAGCAGTGCAAACAGGTGGCTGTAATGGCTGTGCACGCCGCCATCAGATAACAGACCCATAATGTGAAGAGCCTTGTTATGACGCTTGGCATTATCTACTGCGCGAAGGAATTCCGGGATAGAGAAAAATTCCTTTTCACGAATGGAGATGTTGATGCGCGTCAGGTTCTGATAAACCGTACGGCCGGCACCGATATTTAAATGACCAACCTCTGAGTTACCCATTTGTCCTCCCGGAAGTCCGACAGCTTCACCGCTTGCTGTCAGCGTGTTATGAGGATAGGTTTCCCAGTAACGGTCAAAATTCGGCTTATTTGCCTGTGCAACAGCGTTTCCCTTTGTTTCATCACGAAGGGCAAAACCGTCCAGGATAATGAGGGCAACAGGTGCTTTAGGCATTCGCTCCAGCCTCCAGAAGTGCAAGGAATGAATCCGCTTCTAAGCTTGCACCACCAACAAGGGCGCCGTCAATATCACTTTGGTCCATATATTCTTTAATATTTGCAGGTTTTACACTGCCGCCGTACTGGATACGGACTGCATCTGCTGCGTCTTTAGATACCGCTTCAGCCACGACAGCACGTACGTGTGCACATACTTCATTGGCATCTTCAGCTGTAGACGATTTACCCGTTCCAATGGCCCAGATTGGCTCATAAGCGATCACAGTATTTTTCACCTGCTCCTCACTTAAGCCTTCAAGCGCTGCTTTTACCTGACCGGCAACGAAATCTTTTGTTTCGTTATTTTCGCGCTGTTCAAGCGTTTCACCTACACACACGATTGGTGTAAGGCCGTGGTTGAATGCAGCGTGAGTCTTTTTATTCACAGCCTCATCTGTTTCGTTGAACAGTTCACGACGCTCAGAGTGACCTAAAATCACATATTGAACGCCAAGGTCTTTTAGTGCGACAGGGCTGATTTCACCTGTAAACGCACCATTGTCTTCAAAGTGCATGTTCTGTGCACCTACTGCTACGTCTGAATTTCCTGTTAAGCCAACAAGGCTTTCAAGGAAAAGAGCCGGCGAGCAGATCACAGCATCCACTTTGTCAGCAGAAGGTACTTTACCTGCTACTTCTTCTGTAAATGCTTTTGCTTCTGCAGCTGTTTTATTCATTTTCCAGTTTCCTGCAATAATCGGTTTACGCATTGATCTCATCCTTTCCTGGTCTGGCTATTACTTATCGTTTAATGCGACAACGCCTGGAAGATCTTTACCTTCCATAAACTCAAGAGAGGCACCGCCACCTGTTGAGATGTGACTCATCTTGTCAGCCATACCGAATTTCTCCACGGCTGCTGCTGAGTCTCCTCCACCGATGACAGAATATGTATTCTGTGCATCAGCAAGGGCCTGTCCTACTGCCTTCGTTCCGTTTGCAAATGAATCAAGCTCGAATACACCCATCGGTCCATTCCAGATCACAAGCTTGGACTGCTGAATCACGTCGCGGTATAGCTCACGTGTTTTCGGTCCGATATCAAGACCTTCCCAGTCCGCCGGGATCTCATCAACTGCTACTTCTTTGATGTTGGCATCATTTGAAAAATCATCTGCAACGACAATATCAACCGGCATATAGAACTTAACGCCTTTGTCTTCTGCTTTTTTCATAAATTCTTTCGCAAGCTCGATCTTATCTTCTTCTAAAAGAGACTTACCGATTTCGTGGCCCTGTGCTTTTACGAATGTATAAGCAAGTCCGCCACCGATAATCAGGTTATCCACTTTGTCTAAAAGATGATCGATTACGCCGATCTTATCTTTTACTTTTGCTCCGCCAATAATGGCTGTGAATGGACGCTCAGGATTTGATAATGCTTTTCCTAACACATCAAGCTCTTTTTCCATTAACAGACCTGATACAGCTGGAAGATGTTCAGCAATCCCTGCTGTTGATGCGTGTGCACG
Protein-coding regions in this window:
- a CDS encoding DUF1540 domain-containing protein, whose protein sequence is MEQIIMCEVDSCKFNREGSRCGAEKIFVGAHKGHADSSDETDCKTFEHV
- a CDS encoding phosphoglycerate kinase, whose amino-acid sequence is MNKKSVKDIELKGKRVFTRVDFNVPMKDGEVTDDTRIRAALPTIKHLTEAGAKVILASHLGRPKGEVVEELRLAPVAAYLADLIGKEVKTVDEAYGPKAQEAVAGLEEGDILVLENVRFYPGEEKNDAELSKEFAALADVYVNDAFGAAHRAHASTAGIAEHLPAVSGLLMEKELDVLGKALSNPERPFTAIIGGAKVKDKIGVIDHLLDKVDNLIIGGGLAYTFVKAQGHEIGKSLLEEDKIELAKEFMKKAEDKGVKFYMPVDIVVADDFSNDANIKEVAVDEIPADWEGLDIGPKTRELYRDVIQQSKLVIWNGPMGVFELDSFANGTKAVGQALADAQNTYSVIGGGDSAAAVEKFGMADKMSHISTGGGASLEFMEGKDLPGVVALNDK
- the gpmI gene encoding 2,3-bisphosphoglycerate-independent phosphoglycerate mutase, which translates into the protein MPKAPVALIILDGFALRDETKGNAVAQANKPNFDRYWETYPHNTLTASGEAVGLPGGQMGNSEVGHLNIGAGRTVYQNLTRINISIREKEFFSIPEFLRAVDNAKRHNKALHIMGLLSDGGVHSHYSHLFALLELAKQEGLTNVYVHGFLDGRDVGPSTALQYIADTEAKMKEIGVGEFASISGRYYAMDRDNRWERVEKSYRVMVDGVGPSYSSAEEGVQASYDEKVYDEFVIPFVIEKDGALVGRIEDQDSVVFFNFRPDRAIQISSALTNPDFEGFDLGENKPEKLQFVSFTHYSDKVQADVAFKSEDLKNTIGEVLSSNGLTQLRIAETEKYPHVTFFMSGGREKVFPGEERILIDSPKVATYDLQPEMSAYEVTDALLEAINQDKFDAILLNFANPDMVGHSGMLEPTIKAIEAVDECLGKIVDLIHEKGGHAIITADHGNSDEVITTDDKPMTAHTTNPVPVIVTKEGVELRDGGILGDLAPTMLDLLKVEKPEEMTGDSLIKK
- the tpiA gene encoding triose-phosphate isomerase; this encodes MRKPIIAGNWKMNKTAAEAKAFTEEVAGKVPSADKVDAVICSPALFLESLVGLTGNSDVAVGAQNMHFEDNGAFTGEISPVALKDLGVQYVILGHSERRELFNETDEAVNKKTHAAFNHGLTPIVCVGETLEQRENNETKDFVAGQVKAALEGLSEEQVKNTVIAYEPIWAIGTGKSSTAEDANEVCAHVRAVVAEAVSKDAADAVRIQYGGSVKPANIKEYMDQSDIDGALVGGASLEADSFLALLEAGANA
- the eno gene encoding phosphopyruvate hydratase, producing MPFIVDVYAREVLDSRGNPTVEVEVITESGAFGRALVPSGASTGEYEAVELRDGDKGRYLGKGVLKAVENVNNIIAPELIDSYSVLDQVSIDKAMIELDGTENKSKLGANAILGVSMAVAHAAADYLDIPLYQYLGGVNAKQLPVPMMNIVNGGEHADNNVDIQEFMVMPVGAETFREALRMGAEIFHALKAVLQAKGLNTAVGDEGGFAPNLSSNEEALSTIIEAIEKAGYKPGEEVVLAMDVAASEIFNKEDGKYHLSGEGVVKTSAEMVDWYAELADKYPIVSIEDGLDENDWDGFKLLTEKIGDRVQLVGDDLFVTNTTKLSQGIEQGIGNSILIKVNQIGTLTETFDAIEMAKRAGYTAVISHRSGETEDATIADIAVATNAGQIKTGAPSRTDRVAKYNQLLRIEDQLAATAQYLGAKTFYNLR